The following proteins are co-located in the Gorilla gorilla gorilla isolate KB3781 chromosome 18, NHGRI_mGorGor1-v2.1_pri, whole genome shotgun sequence genome:
- the TGFB1I1 gene encoding transforming growth factor beta-1-induced transcript 1 protein gives MEDLDALLSDLETTTSHMPRSGTPKERPAEPLTPPPSYGHQPQTGSGESSGASGDKDHLYSTVCKPRSPKPAAPAAPPFSSSSGVLGTGLCELDRLLQELNATQFNITDEIMSQFPSSKVASGEQKEDQSEDKKRPTLPSSLSPGLPKASATSATLELDRLMASLSDFRVQNHLPASGPTQPPVVSSTNEGSPSPPEPTGKGSLDTMLGLLQSDLSRRGVPTQAKGLCGSCNKPIAGQVVTALGRAWHPEHFVCGGCSTALGGSSFFEKDGAPFCPECYFERFSPRCGFCNQPIRHKMVTALGTHWHPEHFCCVSCGEPFGDEGFHEREGRPYCRRDFLQLFAPRCQGCQGPILDNYISALSALWHPDCFVCRECFAPFSGGSFFEHEGRPLCENHFHARRGSLCATCGLPVTGRCVSALGRRFHPDHFTCTFCLRPLTKGSFQERAGKPYCQPCFLKLFG, from the exons ATGGAGGACCTGG ATGCCCTGCTCTCTGACCTGGAGACTACCACCTCGCACATGCCAAGGTCAGGGACTCCCAAAGAGCGCCCTGCGGAGCCTctcacccctcccccatcctATGGCCACCAGCCACAG ACAGGGTCTGGGGAGTCTTCAGGAGCCTCGGGGGACAAGGACCACCTGTACAG CACGGTATGCAAGCCTCGGTCCCCAAAGCCTGCAGCCCCGGCGGCCCCTCCATTCTCCTCTTCCAGCGGTGTCTTGGGTACTGGGCTCTGTGAGCTAGATCGGTTGCTTCAGGAACTTAATGCCACTCAGTTCAACATCACAG aTGAAATCATGTCTCAGTTCCCATCTAGCAAGGTGGCTTCAGGAGAGCAGAAGGAGGACCAGTCTGAAGATAAGAAAAGACCCACCCT CCCTTCCAGCCtgtctcctggcctcccaaaggcttctgccacctcagccacTCTGGAGCTGGATAGACTGATGGCCTCACTCTCTGACTTCCGCGTTCAAAACCAT CTTCCAGCCTCTGGGCCAACCCAGCCACCGGTGGTGAGCTCCACAAATGAGGGCTCCCCATCCCCACCAGAGCCGACTGGCAAGGGCAGCCTAGACACCATGCTGGGGCTGCTGCAGTCTGACCTCAGCCGCCGGGGTGTTCCCACCCAGGCCAAAGGCCTCTGTGGCTCCTGCAATAAACCTATTGCTGGGCAA GTGGTAACGGCTCTGGGCCGCGCCTGGCACCCCGAGCACTTCGTTTGCGGAGGCTGTTCCACCGCCCTGGGAGGCAGCAGCTTCTTCGAGAAGGATGGAGCCCCCTTCTGCCCCGAGTGCTACTTTGAGCGCTTCTCGCCAAGATGTGGCTTCTGCAACCAGCCCATCCGACAC AAGATGGTGACCGCCTTGGGCACTCACTGGCACCCAGAGCATTTCTGCTGCGTCAGTTGCGGGGAGCCCTTCGGAGATGAGG GTTTCCACGAGCGCGAGGGCCGCCCCTACTGCCGCCGGGACTTCCTGCAGCTGTTCGCCCCGCGCTGCCAGGGCTGCCAGGGCCCCATCCTGGATAACTACATCTCGGCGCTCAGCGCGCTCTGGCACCCGGACTGTTTCGTCTGCAGG GAATGCTTCGCGCCCTTCTCGGGAGGCAGCTTTTTCGAGCACGAGGGCCGCCCGTTGTGCGAGAACCACTTCCACGCACGACGCGGCTCGCTGTGCGCCACGTGTGGCCTCCCCGTGACCGGCCGCTGCGTGTCGGCCCTGGGTCGCCGCTTCCACCCGGACCACTTCACATGCACCTTCTGCCTGCGCCCGCTCACCAAGGGCTCCTTCCAGGAGCGCGCCGGCAAGCCCTACTGCCAGCCCTGCTTCCTGAAGCTCTTCGGCTGA